Proteins encoded by one window of Cyanobium sp. NS01:
- the gltB gene encoding glutamate synthase large subunit: protein MPRLTRPVWPHCDSPAPAAVAGEKDACGVGFLAALNGQTSHWVLQQALRGLGCMEHRGGCGGDGDSGDGAGVLCGIPWTYLEAVWPAAAAAAGQPRGLGMVFLPADPARRDQARAFCEAEAASLGLRSLGWRAVPVDPAVLGPMARSTAPLIEQWLLAADVDGDGLEGLLFRLRRRCGDRAREAWGPGPHDLYFASLSNRTVVYKGMVRSEVLAAFYADLRDPRFAVSFAVYHRRFSTNTLPRWPLAQPMRLLGHNGEINTLLGNINWAKASEVNLEAVWGHAAADLRPVVNPAFSDSANLDATLELLVRSGRPITESLLTLVPEAFRDQPELADRPDIQAFYEYSACTQEPWDGPALLVFADGRSVGATLDRNGLRPARYCITSDGFVVMGSETGVVDVQESSIVEKGRLGPGQMLAVDLENGRLLRNWDVKQEVAERHPYAVWLAEHRRSLLGQPWQEQRQLSDLDLLQQQTAFGFTAEDFDLVIEDMASAAKEPTYCMGDDIPLAVLSSKPHLLYDYFKQRFAQVTNPPIDPLREKLVMSLEMHLGKRGSPLRPDPASAAVLHLGSPVLNEAELQALGQQGLPTSTLSTLLAIDDGPAGFESAIQHLCREAEAAVRTGSQILVLSDRTDRDGQTGAPTATTTYIPPLLAVGAVHHHLLRQGLRLQTSLVVETAQCWSTHHLACLIGFGASAVCPWLTWETSRHWLAHPKTQKLIERGKLPALTPSQVQANVRKALEDGLRKILSKIGISLLASYHGAQIFEAIGIGADLIELAFTGTTSRVAGLSLADLASETLSFHAKAFPELNRSKLEFMGFVQYRTGGEFHLNSPDMAKALHAAVAEGPGYDHFATYKTLLENRPVTALRDLLELRPAPAPLPLDQVESVESICSRFCTGGMSLGALSREAHEVLAVAMNRIGGKSNSGEGGEDPARYHPLPDVDGEGRSATLPGIRGLRPGDSACSAIKQIASGRFGVTPEYLRSGQQIEIKVAQGAKPGEGGQLPGPKVDPYIAWLRNSKAGVALISPPPHHDIYSIEDLAQLIHDLHQVHPAAKVSVKLVAEIGIGTIAAGVAKANADVIQISGHDGGTGASPLSSIKHAGTPWELGLSEVHRSLLGNGLRDRVLLRADGGLKTGWDVLIAALLGAEEYGFGSVAMIAEGCIMARVCHTNNCPVGVATQKEALRQRFTGLPEHVVNFFLFVAEEVRQLLSVLGVARLEDLIGRTELLQAREVPLTKTSCLDLSCLIDPLAEAAERSWLRHDPQAHGNGPILEDALLQDPELMAAIEGHGAINRSLAIVNTDRSVGARLAGEIAARHGNRGFLGQLNLSFTGAAGQSFGAFLLQGMAVHLEGDANDYVGKGMNGGSITVVPHPGGIDPGSQVILGNTCLYGATGGELFALGRAGERFAVRNSGAVAVVEGAGDHCCEYMTGGVVVVLGPTGRNVAAGMTGGVAFLLDEAGGLADRLNYETVALCDLTTPEQEGLLRPLLEAHLETTGSSQAARILADWSNWKGRFKVLVPPSEKEALGLLEREVVTAL from the coding sequence ATGCCACGACTGACCCGCCCTGTTTGGCCCCACTGCGACAGCCCCGCTCCGGCGGCCGTGGCCGGTGAAAAGGACGCCTGCGGGGTGGGTTTCCTGGCCGCGTTGAACGGCCAGACGTCCCATTGGGTGCTGCAGCAGGCCCTGCGGGGACTGGGCTGCATGGAGCACCGCGGCGGCTGCGGCGGGGACGGTGACTCGGGCGATGGCGCTGGCGTGCTCTGCGGCATCCCCTGGACCTATCTGGAGGCCGTCTGGCCTGCGGCGGCGGCAGCCGCAGGCCAGCCCCGCGGACTGGGCATGGTGTTCCTGCCCGCCGACCCTGCGCGCCGCGACCAGGCCCGCGCCTTCTGTGAGGCGGAGGCGGCCAGCCTGGGACTCCGCTCCCTTGGCTGGCGAGCCGTGCCCGTGGATCCCGCCGTGCTGGGCCCGATGGCCCGCTCCACGGCGCCGCTGATCGAGCAGTGGCTGCTGGCTGCCGATGTGGATGGTGACGGGCTGGAGGGGCTGCTGTTCCGCCTGCGGCGCCGCTGCGGCGACCGGGCCCGCGAGGCCTGGGGCCCCGGTCCGCACGACCTCTACTTCGCCTCCCTCAGCAACCGCACAGTTGTGTACAAGGGCATGGTGCGCTCGGAGGTGCTGGCCGCCTTCTACGCCGACCTGCGCGATCCCCGTTTTGCGGTGAGTTTTGCGGTGTATCACCGCCGCTTCAGCACCAACACCCTGCCCCGCTGGCCCCTGGCCCAGCCGATGCGCCTGCTGGGTCACAACGGCGAGATCAACACCCTGCTCGGCAACATCAACTGGGCCAAGGCCTCCGAGGTGAACCTCGAGGCGGTGTGGGGCCATGCCGCGGCCGACCTGCGCCCGGTGGTGAACCCCGCCTTCAGCGACTCGGCCAATCTCGACGCCACCCTGGAGCTGCTGGTGCGCAGCGGCAGGCCGATCACCGAGAGCCTGCTCACCCTGGTGCCCGAGGCCTTCCGCGATCAGCCCGAGCTGGCCGACCGGCCTGACATCCAGGCGTTTTATGAGTATTCCGCCTGCACCCAGGAGCCCTGGGACGGCCCGGCCCTGCTGGTGTTCGCCGATGGCCGCAGCGTGGGCGCCACCCTCGATCGCAACGGCCTGCGCCCGGCCCGCTACTGCATCACCAGCGACGGCTTTGTGGTGATGGGCTCCGAGACCGGCGTGGTGGATGTGCAGGAGAGCAGCATCGTGGAGAAGGGCCGGCTCGGGCCCGGCCAGATGCTCGCCGTGGATCTGGAGAACGGGCGGCTGCTGCGCAACTGGGATGTGAAGCAGGAGGTGGCCGAGCGCCATCCCTACGCCGTGTGGCTGGCGGAGCATCGTCGCAGCCTGCTGGGCCAGCCCTGGCAGGAGCAGCGCCAGCTGAGTGACCTCGACCTGCTCCAGCAGCAGACCGCCTTCGGCTTCACCGCCGAAGACTTCGATCTGGTGATCGAGGACATGGCCAGTGCGGCCAAGGAGCCCACCTACTGCATGGGAGATGACATCCCCCTGGCGGTGCTCTCCAGCAAGCCACACCTGCTCTACGACTACTTCAAGCAGCGCTTCGCCCAGGTCACCAACCCGCCGATCGACCCGCTGCGCGAAAAGCTGGTGATGAGCCTGGAGATGCACCTGGGCAAGCGCGGTTCCCCGCTGCGGCCGGATCCCGCCTCGGCGGCGGTGCTGCATCTGGGCAGTCCGGTGCTGAATGAGGCCGAACTCCAGGCCCTGGGCCAGCAGGGCCTGCCCACAAGCACCCTCAGTACCTTGCTGGCGATCGACGACGGTCCGGCCGGTTTCGAGAGTGCCATCCAGCATCTCTGCCGCGAAGCCGAGGCGGCCGTGCGCACCGGCAGCCAGATCCTGGTGCTCTCGGATCGCACCGACCGGGACGGACAGACCGGCGCCCCCACCGCCACCACCACCTACATCCCGCCCCTGCTGGCGGTGGGCGCGGTGCACCATCACCTGCTGCGCCAAGGGCTGCGGCTGCAGACCTCCCTGGTGGTGGAAACAGCCCAGTGCTGGAGCACCCACCACCTGGCCTGCCTGATCGGCTTTGGCGCCAGCGCCGTCTGCCCCTGGCTCACCTGGGAGACCTCCCGCCACTGGCTGGCCCACCCAAAGACCCAGAAGCTGATCGAGCGGGGCAAGCTGCCGGCCCTCACGCCATCCCAGGTGCAGGCCAACGTGCGCAAGGCCCTCGAAGACGGCCTGCGCAAGATTCTCTCCAAGATCGGCATCTCGCTGCTGGCCAGCTATCACGGCGCCCAGATCTTCGAGGCGATCGGCATCGGTGCCGATCTGATCGAGCTGGCCTTCACGGGCACCACCAGCCGGGTGGCTGGCCTGAGCCTGGCTGACCTGGCCAGCGAGACCCTCAGTTTCCACGCCAAGGCCTTCCCCGAGCTGAACCGCAGCAAGCTGGAGTTCATGGGCTTCGTGCAGTACCGCACCGGCGGCGAGTTCCACCTCAACAGCCCGGACATGGCCAAGGCCCTGCACGCCGCCGTGGCCGAGGGGCCCGGCTACGACCACTTCGCCACCTACAAGACCCTGCTTGAGAACCGGCCGGTCACCGCCCTGCGCGACCTGCTGGAGCTCAGGCCCGCCCCGGCCCCCCTGCCCCTGGATCAGGTGGAGAGCGTGGAGAGCATCTGCAGCCGCTTCTGCACCGGTGGCATGAGCCTGGGCGCCCTGTCCCGCGAGGCCCACGAGGTGCTGGCGGTGGCGATGAACCGCATCGGTGGCAAGAGCAACAGCGGTGAGGGAGGCGAGGATCCGGCCCGCTACCACCCGCTCCCGGATGTGGATGGTGAGGGCCGCTCGGCCACCCTGCCCGGAATCCGCGGGCTGCGCCCTGGCGACAGCGCCTGCTCCGCCATCAAACAGATCGCCTCAGGCCGCTTCGGGGTGACACCGGAATACCTGCGCAGCGGCCAGCAGATCGAGATCAAGGTGGCCCAGGGCGCCAAGCCCGGTGAAGGCGGCCAGCTGCCCGGCCCCAAGGTGGATCCCTACATCGCCTGGCTGCGCAACAGCAAGGCCGGAGTGGCCCTGATCTCGCCGCCACCCCACCACGACATCTATTCGATCGAGGATCTGGCCCAGCTGATCCATGATCTGCACCAGGTGCATCCCGCGGCGAAGGTGAGCGTGAAGCTGGTGGCCGAGATCGGCATCGGCACGATCGCCGCCGGGGTGGCCAAGGCCAATGCCGATGTGATCCAGATCTCCGGCCACGACGGCGGCACCGGCGCCTCGCCGCTGAGCTCGATCAAACACGCCGGCACCCCCTGGGAGCTGGGCCTGAGCGAGGTGCATCGCTCCCTGCTGGGCAACGGCCTGCGCGATCGCGTGCTGCTGCGAGCCGATGGCGGCCTCAAGACCGGCTGGGACGTGCTGATCGCGGCCCTGCTGGGGGCCGAGGAGTATGGCTTCGGCTCGGTTGCGATGATCGCCGAGGGCTGCATCATGGCCCGCGTCTGCCACACCAACAACTGCCCGGTGGGGGTGGCCACCCAGAAGGAAGCCCTGCGCCAGCGCTTCACCGGTCTGCCGGAGCACGTGGTGAACTTCTTCCTGTTCGTGGCCGAGGAGGTGCGCCAGCTGCTGAGCGTGCTCGGCGTGGCCCGCCTCGAAGACCTGATCGGCCGCACGGAACTGCTGCAGGCCCGCGAGGTGCCGCTCACCAAGACGAGCTGCCTGGATCTCTCCTGCCTGATCGACCCCCTGGCCGAGGCGGCGGAGCGCTCCTGGCTGCGCCATGACCCCCAGGCCCACGGCAACGGCCCGATCCTGGAAGACGCCTTGCTGCAGGATCCCGAGCTGATGGCTGCCATCGAGGGCCACGGTGCCATCAACCGCAGCCTGGCGATCGTCAACACCGACCGCAGCGTGGGCGCGCGCCTGGCCGGCGAAATCGCGGCCCGCCATGGCAACCGCGGCTTCCTGGGCCAGCTCAACCTCAGCTTCACCGGAGCCGCCGGCCAGAGCTTCGGGGCCTTCCTGCTGCAGGGCATGGCCGTGCACCTCGAAGGTGACGCCAACGACTATGTGGGCAAGGGCATGAACGGCGGGAGCATCACCGTGGTGCCCCATCCCGGCGGGATCGACCCCGGCAGCCAGGTGATCCTGGGCAACACCTGCCTCTATGGCGCCACCGGCGGCGAACTGTTCGCCCTCGGGCGTGCCGGCGAGCGCTTCGCCGTGCGCAACAGCGGCGCCGTGGCGGTGGTGGAGGGCGCTGGCGACCACTGCTGCGAGTACATGACCGGTGGCGTGGTGGTGGTGCTGGGCCCCACGGGCCGCAATGTGGCGGCGGGCATGACCGGTGGTGTGGCCTTCCTGCTCGATGAGGCCGGTGGCCTGGCTGATCGCCTCAACTACGAGACGGTGGCGCTGTGTGATCTCACCACGCCGGAGCAGGAGGGGCTGCTGCGGCCTCTGCTTGAGGCGCACCTGGAGACCACTGGCAGCAGCCAGGCGGCCCGAATCCTGGCGGACTGGAGCAACTGGAAGGGCCGGTTCAAGGTGCTGGTGCCCCCCAGCGAGAAGGAGGCGTTGGGGCTGTTGGAGCGGGAGGTGGTGACGGCGCTCTGA
- the cobJ gene encoding precorrin-3B C(17)-methyltransferase — translation MVVAAPEGVWGLSFSQDGDGLLDQLLAAGLIAHRVGSSDAGGPRACLQQQWPQARGFVVVGACGLVLRLVAPLLVDKQHDPAVVVLDPRGQFAIPLLGAHAAGAEALAERVAALLGGQVVRTGSSSGTGSLALDQFGTRWGWRRGPGGDWSALMQQAARDSGQLVLQQKQGSRCWLELEASRRLPPVQALAPSDADPATQLLITVQRGPGCRWHPPGLWLGIGCERHTSLALLERLVNQQLQGLNLAEEAIAGLASIDRKADEPALLELARQRHWPLRWLSAAALSAVAVPTPSAVVAAEMGTASVAEAAALLAAGPGAQLLQAKVIERANPGEQGAATLAIALAKEQWAPQRGQLHLVGSGPGRLDLLTPDGRRALAEASVWVGYGLYLDLLEPLRRPDQLRLDGRLTEERQRCRLALDLANQGVSVALVSSGDSGIYAMAGLALELWLAQPDDARPSFTVHPGISALQLAAARAGAPLMHDFCTVSLSDRLTPWPVIEQRLRSAAAGDFVVALYNPRSRDRDWQLGQARAILLAARPASTPVVIARQLGRVDEQVSLHSLGELPIETVDMLTLVLVGNSTSYCRDGRMVTPRGYPGAELS, via the coding sequence GTGGTCGTTGCAGCCCCTGAAGGGGTCTGGGGGCTGAGCTTCAGCCAGGACGGGGATGGGCTGCTGGATCAGCTGCTGGCGGCGGGCCTGATTGCCCATCGCGTGGGCAGCAGCGACGCCGGCGGCCCGCGGGCCTGCCTGCAGCAGCAGTGGCCGCAGGCCCGCGGCTTTGTGGTGGTGGGGGCCTGTGGCCTGGTGTTGCGGCTGGTAGCGCCCCTGCTGGTGGACAAACAGCACGATCCCGCCGTGGTGGTGCTCGATCCGCGGGGCCAGTTCGCCATTCCCCTGCTGGGAGCCCACGCAGCCGGAGCCGAAGCCCTGGCCGAGCGGGTCGCCGCCCTGCTCGGAGGCCAGGTGGTGCGCACGGGCAGCAGCAGCGGCACGGGAAGCCTGGCCCTGGACCAGTTCGGGACGCGATGGGGCTGGCGGCGCGGCCCGGGGGGGGATTGGAGCGCGCTGATGCAACAAGCGGCCAGGGATTCTGGCCAGCTGGTGCTGCAGCAGAAGCAGGGCAGTCGCTGCTGGCTGGAGCTCGAGGCCAGCCGCAGGCTGCCGCCCGTTCAAGCCTTGGCCCCCAGCGACGCTGATCCGGCGACCCAGCTGCTGATCACCGTGCAGCGCGGCCCAGGCTGTCGCTGGCATCCACCGGGGCTGTGGCTCGGGATCGGCTGCGAACGCCACACCAGCCTGGCCCTGCTGGAGCGACTGGTGAACCAGCAGCTGCAGGGCCTCAACCTGGCGGAGGAGGCCATCGCCGGGCTGGCCAGCATCGACCGCAAGGCCGATGAACCGGCCCTTCTGGAGCTGGCCCGCCAACGCCACTGGCCGCTGCGCTGGCTGTCTGCCGCGGCCCTGAGCGCCGTAGCGGTGCCCACCCCATCGGCAGTGGTGGCCGCTGAGATGGGCACCGCCAGCGTGGCCGAAGCCGCTGCCCTGCTGGCCGCGGGGCCCGGCGCCCAGCTGCTGCAGGCCAAAGTGATCGAACGGGCCAACCCGGGGGAACAGGGTGCCGCCACCCTGGCCATTGCCCTGGCCAAGGAGCAGTGGGCTCCCCAGCGAGGCCAGCTGCACCTGGTGGGCAGCGGTCCGGGGCGGCTGGATCTGCTCACCCCGGATGGGCGCCGTGCCCTGGCCGAGGCCAGCGTGTGGGTGGGCTACGGGCTCTACCTCGATCTGCTTGAACCGCTGCGCCGGCCCGATCAGCTGCGCCTCGATGGCCGCCTCACGGAGGAGCGCCAGCGCTGCCGCCTGGCCCTGGACCTGGCCAACCAGGGGGTGAGCGTGGCCCTGGTGTCCTCGGGCGACAGCGGCATCTATGCCATGGCCGGCCTGGCCCTGGAGCTGTGGCTGGCCCAACCGGACGACGCCCGCCCGTCGTTCACGGTGCACCCTGGAATCTCGGCACTCCAGCTGGCGGCGGCCCGGGCGGGAGCCCCCTTGATGCACGATTTCTGCACCGTGAGCCTCAGCGACCGGCTCACCCCATGGCCGGTGATTGAACAGCGCCTGCGGAGCGCGGCCGCAGGGGATTTCGTGGTGGCGCTCTACAACCCCCGCTCCCGGGACCGCGACTGGCAGCTGGGGCAGGCCAGGGCGATCCTGCTGGCCGCCAGGCCCGCCAGCACCCCGGTGGTGATCGCCCGGCAGCTGGGGCGTGTGGATGAGCAGGTGAGCCTGCACAGCCTCGGCGAGCTGCCGATCGAGACTGTGGACATGCTGACCCTGGTGCTGGTGGGGAACAGCACCAGCTACTGCCGTGATGGCCGCATGGTGACCCCCAGGGGCTACCCGGGCGCCGAGCTGAGCTGA
- the psaA gene encoding photosystem I core protein PsaA, translating to MTISPPERGEKAKAMVDRNPVPATFELFEKPGHFDRTLAKGPKTTTWVWNLHANAHDFDSHTSDLEEVSRKIFSAHFGHLAVIFIWLSGAFFHGARFSNYTGWLADPLHVKPSAQVVWPIFGQEILNGDVGAGFHGIQITSGLFHVWRAWGFTNEFQLLCTAIGALVMAGLMLNAGVFHYHKAAPKLEWFQNVESMLNHHLAGLLGLGSLSWTGHLLHVSLPTTALMDAIDAGQPLAINGKTIASYADIPLPHEFINQDVISQLYPGFGAGISAFFTGNWAAYSDFLTFKGGLNPVTGSLWMTDIAHHHLAIAVLFIVAGHMYRTNWGIGHSIKEILEGQKGDPLLFPAPKGHDGLFEFMTTSWHAQLGVNLALFGSLTIIVAHHMYAMPPYPYIGIDYATQLSLFTHHMWIGGFLIVGAGAHAAIAMVRDYDPAKHIDNVLDRVLKARDALISHLNWVCIWLGFHSFGLYIHNDTMRALGRPQDMFSDSAIALKPIFAQWIQGLHAAAAGSTAPNALAGVSEVFNGAVVAVGGKVAAAPIPLGTADFMVHHIHAFTIHVTVLILLKGVLYSRSSRLVPDKANLGFRFPCDGPGRGGTCQVSAWDHVFLGLFWMYNSLSIVIFHFSWKMQSDVWGTVNADGSVQHITNGNFAQSAITINGWLRDFLWAQAAQVINSYGSSSSAYGLMFLGAHFIWAFSLMFLFSGRGYWQELIESIVWAHNKLKVAPAIQPRALSITQGRAVGVAHYLLGGIATTWSFFLARMIAVG from the coding sequence ATGACCATCAGCCCACCAGAGCGTGGGGAAAAGGCCAAGGCCATGGTCGACCGGAACCCCGTTCCGGCCACGTTCGAGCTTTTTGAAAAGCCCGGACACTTCGACAGAACCTTGGCCAAAGGTCCCAAAACCACCACCTGGGTTTGGAACCTCCACGCCAACGCTCACGATTTCGACAGCCACACGAGCGACCTCGAAGAGGTCTCTCGCAAGATCTTCTCTGCTCACTTCGGCCATCTGGCCGTCATTTTCATCTGGTTGAGCGGCGCCTTCTTCCACGGAGCCCGCTTCTCCAACTACACCGGCTGGCTGGCTGACCCTCTGCACGTCAAGCCTTCAGCCCAGGTGGTCTGGCCCATTTTTGGCCAGGAAATTCTCAATGGTGATGTGGGTGCCGGCTTCCACGGCATTCAGATCACCTCCGGACTCTTCCACGTGTGGAGGGCCTGGGGCTTCACCAATGAGTTCCAATTGCTCTGCACGGCAATCGGCGCTCTGGTGATGGCCGGCCTGATGCTCAACGCGGGCGTCTTCCACTACCACAAAGCAGCCCCCAAGCTCGAGTGGTTCCAGAACGTTGAGTCGATGCTCAACCACCATCTGGCTGGACTGCTTGGCCTGGGCTCCCTGTCCTGGACAGGGCACCTCCTGCACGTGTCCCTGCCCACCACGGCTCTGATGGATGCCATTGATGCCGGCCAGCCGCTGGCGATCAATGGCAAGACCATCGCCTCCTATGCCGACATCCCGCTGCCCCACGAGTTCATCAACCAGGATGTTATCTCGCAGCTCTACCCCGGATTCGGTGCTGGCATCTCCGCCTTCTTCACCGGTAACTGGGCGGCCTACAGCGATTTCCTCACCTTCAAGGGTGGTTTGAATCCTGTGACGGGCAGCCTCTGGATGACAGACATTGCGCATCACCATCTGGCGATCGCCGTGCTGTTCATTGTGGCGGGCCACATGTACCGCACCAACTGGGGCATCGGCCACAGCATCAAGGAAATCCTGGAAGGTCAGAAGGGCGACCCCCTGCTGTTCCCGGCTCCCAAGGGCCACGATGGTCTGTTCGAGTTCATGACCACCAGCTGGCATGCCCAGCTCGGCGTGAACCTGGCCTTGTTCGGCTCGCTGACCATCATCGTGGCGCATCACATGTATGCGATGCCTCCCTATCCCTACATCGGGATTGATTACGCCACTCAGCTTTCACTCTTCACCCACCACATGTGGATTGGAGGCTTCCTGATCGTTGGTGCCGGTGCCCACGCTGCCATTGCCATGGTGCGTGACTACGACCCCGCCAAGCACATCGATAACGTGCTGGATCGCGTCCTCAAGGCCCGCGATGCCCTGATCAGCCACCTGAACTGGGTGTGCATCTGGCTCGGCTTCCACAGCTTCGGCCTCTACATCCACAACGACACCATGCGTGCCCTGGGCCGTCCCCAGGACATGTTCAGCGACTCCGCCATTGCTCTGAAGCCCATCTTCGCGCAGTGGATCCAGGGTCTGCACGCCGCTGCAGCCGGCAGCACCGCTCCCAACGCCCTCGCCGGCGTGAGTGAAGTGTTCAATGGCGCCGTGGTGGCGGTGGGTGGCAAGGTCGCCGCTGCTCCGATCCCCCTGGGCACGGCGGACTTCATGGTCCACCACATCCACGCCTTCACGATCCACGTCACCGTGCTGATCCTGCTGAAGGGTGTGCTCTACAGCCGCAGCTCCCGCCTCGTTCCCGACAAGGCGAACCTCGGTTTCCGCTTCCCCTGCGACGGCCCCGGTCGTGGCGGTACCTGCCAGGTGTCGGCTTGGGACCACGTGTTCCTCGGCCTGTTCTGGATGTACAACTCCCTGTCAATCGTGATCTTCCACTTCTCCTGGAAGATGCAGAGCGACGTGTGGGGCACCGTCAATGCTGACGGCAGCGTCCAGCACATCACCAACGGCAATTTTGCCCAGAGCGCCATCACCATCAATGGTTGGCTGCGTGACTTCCTGTGGGCCCAGGCCGCACAGGTGATCAACAGCTATGGCTCGAGCTCCAGTGCCTACGGCCTGATGTTCCTGGGTGCCCACTTCATCTGGGCCTTCAGCCTCATGTTCCTGTTCAGTGGCCGCGGCTACTGGCAAGAGCTGATTGAGTCCATCGTCTGGGCTCATAACAAGCTGAAGGTGGCGCCGGCCATTCAGCCCCGCGCCCTTTCCATCACCCAGGGCCGTGCCGTGGGTGTCGCCCATTACCTGCTGGGCGGCATCGCGACCACTTGGTCCTTCTTCCTGGCCCGCATGATTGCGGTCGGCTGA
- the lipA gene encoding lipoyl synthase, with protein MRSAPGRSAPLLKPEWLRVKAPQRERIGEVAELLLDLKLNTVCQEASCPNIGECFAGGTATFLIMGPGCTRACPYCDIDFDKSVRALDPSEPERLGEAVHRLGLSHVVITSVNRDDLADGGASQFVACMAEVRKRSPRTTIELLIPDFCGNWQALATVMDAAPDVLNHNIETVPRLYRTVRPQGLYGRSLELLQRVRQGWPRTYSKSGLMVGLGETDAEVLEVLGDLRANAVDIVTIGQYLSPGPKHLPVDRFVTPEQFKTYQLHGEASLGFLQVVSTPLTRSSYHAGEVRALMVRHPR; from the coding sequence CTGCGGTCTGCTCCGGGCCGGTCTGCCCCCTTGCTGAAACCCGAGTGGCTGCGCGTGAAGGCCCCCCAGCGGGAGCGCATTGGCGAGGTGGCGGAACTGCTGCTGGATCTGAAGCTCAACACGGTCTGCCAGGAGGCCAGCTGCCCGAACATCGGCGAATGCTTCGCCGGGGGAACCGCCACCTTCTTGATCATGGGCCCGGGCTGCACCAGGGCCTGCCCCTACTGCGACATCGACTTCGACAAGAGCGTGCGGGCCCTCGACCCCAGCGAGCCGGAGCGACTGGGCGAGGCGGTGCACCGGCTGGGCCTCAGCCACGTGGTGATCACCTCGGTGAACCGCGACGACCTGGCAGACGGCGGGGCAAGCCAGTTTGTCGCCTGCATGGCCGAGGTGCGCAAGCGCTCACCCCGCACCACGATCGAACTGCTGATCCCGGATTTCTGCGGCAACTGGCAGGCCCTGGCGACGGTGATGGACGCGGCACCTGATGTGCTGAACCACAACATCGAAACGGTGCCTCGCCTTTACAGGACGGTGCGACCCCAAGGGCTGTACGGCAGGTCCCTGGAGCTGCTGCAGCGGGTGAGGCAAGGTTGGCCCCGCACTTACTCCAAGTCGGGGCTGATGGTGGGGCTGGGCGAGACCGATGCCGAAGTGCTGGAGGTGCTGGGTGATCTGCGGGCCAACGCCGTCGACATCGTGACGATTGGCCAGTACCTCTCCCCAGGACCGAAGCACCTACCGGTGGATCGTTTCGTGACCCCTGAGCAATTCAAGACGTATCAGCTCCACGGCGAAGCGTCTCTGGGCTTTCTCCAGGTGGTGAGCACACCTCTGACGCGAAGCAGCTACCACGCCGGGGAGGTGAGGGCTCTGATGGTGCGTCACCCCCGCTGA